From a region of the Sulfoacidibacillus ferrooxidans genome:
- the sdhB gene encoding succinate dehydrogenase iron-sulfur subunit: MSAIEQDVQSKKKNIRLLIERQDDPNSPSYTETFDIPWRPGMNVIAALMEIQRNPVNARGESVRPVTWESNCLEEVCGACTMVINGKPRQACSALLDQLTQPIHIKPIRTFPVVRDLVVNRSRMFDALKRIKAWIPIDGTYDLGPGPRMPEVDREWAYELAKCFTCGACVEACPNVNEKTSFIGPFAISQARLFNTHPTGAMHKQDRFEALMDEGGIHECGNSQNCVQVCPKGIPLTTSIAAMNRSIDGYAFSSWLGR; this comes from the coding sequence ATGAGTGCGATTGAACAAGACGTACAATCAAAGAAAAAAAATATTCGCTTACTCATTGAACGGCAGGATGATCCCAATAGTCCTTCATACACGGAAACATTTGATATCCCTTGGCGACCGGGAATGAATGTCATCGCGGCGTTGATGGAAATTCAACGTAATCCCGTGAATGCTCGTGGTGAGAGTGTACGCCCGGTCACTTGGGAGTCCAATTGTTTAGAAGAAGTATGTGGAGCTTGCACTATGGTTATTAATGGGAAGCCACGGCAGGCATGTTCGGCATTGCTCGATCAACTTACGCAACCTATTCATATCAAGCCTATTCGGACATTCCCTGTAGTGCGTGATCTTGTGGTGAATCGTTCACGCATGTTTGACGCATTAAAACGAATTAAAGCCTGGATTCCAATTGATGGTACGTATGATTTGGGTCCTGGTCCGCGCATGCCAGAAGTAGATAGAGAATGGGCGTACGAACTAGCAAAGTGTTTTACATGTGGTGCTTGTGTTGAGGCTTGCCCGAATGTGAACGAAAAGACTTCTTTTATTGGTCCATTTGCAATTTCACAAGCGCGCTTATTCAATACTCATCCAACAGGAGCCATGCACAAACAAGATCGTTTTGAGGCACTAATGGATGAAGGTGGTATTCATGAATGTGGCAATTCGCAGAACTGTGTGCAGGTATGTCCAAAAGGCATTCCTTTAACCACATCGATTGCTGCGATGAACCGTTCTATTGATGGGTATGCATTTTCAAGCTGGTTAG